A window of Glycine soja cultivar W05 chromosome 13, ASM419377v2, whole genome shotgun sequence genomic DNA:
TACGTGCATGATACTTCAAATTGTCCGATTGGATCAGGAAAAAGATATTTGTAGAGAGATATAAGTGTTTTGCATTATCTACtctatattttagaattttatctTGTTGTCTCTAATTTACCAATTGGAGAgtttgttttgatttgattgttaCTAACACGTTTTAGTGCACTTGTTGGAGGTTCTCTTGTATCTTCATCAATTATATTGGAGTTATTTCTTTAATCTGGACGACTCGTGGTTTTTATCCTTGCATTGAGGGGTTTCCACGTTAAATAAATTGTCTTTGTTTTCATCTATTTTGTGTTCTATATTTTATTGGTGTTCCTTCCAAGTTCTTACaagtttgaaaaaatttatttccgCTGCTTATTAATCTTTGATAGAGTTTGTTATTGTGTTGGCCTATTTCCCTATCCGaaagtagcaaaatgagttgaATTGTTCAAATTGACTTAAACTTATGATAAAATGTAAGACTTGAGCTTTAAATTTTAAGCATGAACTAAATTTGAGCCTATTAACTCAATTTCATCATGTCTTGAAATGGACATAACCCAAAAAAACTCCatataaatcaagtttttttttatcaactttggatcttattttaaaagctcaaattgaatataattttcTGGGGGGACTTTCTCCAACCTGTGATTAACATCGAGTTTTTTATTAATCCAACCTCAACTCACTCGAAGAAATATAAGATTTGGACTTTAAATTGTGAGCAAAACTTAATCTGTACCTTTTTAGCTTGATCTAGTCAGGTTCCAATTTATACTTAACCATCAAACCCCTATACAAATTCAGTTTGAGTCTCATTTTAAAAGTCTAAATATAGGTTTTTTTGGTGTGAGTTGCTATAGTTgtgattgattttaaattttaaacacaaATAAAATCTGACTCTTTTTAGCCTTATTCAAGCCTAGCCCGAAAAAGTTACTACAAACTGAACTTTTACTAGACTTGGATCACAATCTGGATTGAAGATAAGCTTTTCGGCTTATCCTATAACTTCAAACCCATATTAAGATCGTGACTAGCCTAACTCAAACTTGTTTGATGAAATGTAGAGTTAAGTAATGATTTTAAGCACAAATTAATGCCGAACTTTTTAGcccaatttatcatatatggCTGTAGCACACACAAGTTTGCATAAATCAAAATTGAGTTTCATTTTAGAAACTCATATTGATGAGTTTTTTGGTTTGAACTACTACAACCAGTCCCCCACACCGAGTCTATGACCAACCTATCTTGAACCACTCGACCAAATGTAAGTCTGGTCCGCAAAAATTGgaaaagaaaactttttttttttttaactccagATTGTCTCGTCACAATTTCATGTGAAAAGTCTCACATTCTTTTTAGTAAACTTTTAAAGGAAACTTATAAAATtgacaataagttttaaaaattaaaaagcaaaagaataaattaaacgaTAAACTAAGATCGGAAAAgtgattttcatatttaaaaattttaaattaaaattataaaattgactacaagttttttgtataaaaagaatcttttttgtgacaattaatccttccattttacaaatattttgaaCTCAAATAAGATTGTTTGTGTAGAGGATACCtgcttttttataataataaaaaaaggaaaactactctatgaaaaattaaatttaaaattaaaggaacACCACCATTGTTCTTTCCGTTTTTTTGGGgggcatttttcttttaaacaatCATAGACATATGGAAAAGCGTATATGCTACCATATAAAAACACGAAAATCACGGTCACCATCGGCCACAAGGTTggtcaaaaggaaaagaaaacaatatcTATTCGTCAAAGTGGAACTTAAATTACAAGCTACATAATATGCATGGAACGTAGGCATCACGTTTTTTAATACGAAGATGATCTATGTTACTTTGTctcatttttatctaataaactAACATAATTATAGATAAAGTTTAAGATTAAACCCTTCCCGACatttacatcatcttcttcCTATCTAATACAAAAAAGTGGCATAAAGTTCAGAACTCAGGGTCAATACAATTTCAAACACTAAGGTACAAGATTGTTCGCTCACAACAATTTGTTTGATATGTAAATGGGCAGGAACTAGCAACGAACTCGTTATATCTTTCTATCCATTTAAATATCCTTGAATTATAATACACCATAATTGCTGGCCATTGGTGAATATCCTTGTTAAAGTAAAAGGggaatgaatgaataaataaataaagataaggGTACAAGGATTGCGTGATGGATATACATCCTCCTCGTTCTTtgttaaagaaatattataaagCAAATGATAAGATATTCTATGTGAAAAATAGAATtaagaaaaagtttaaaattatcaaatagttAACGTGTTAAAACTTAACACTGAAATttgcatttcaatttttcaaaagctCTAAATACCtacacaaacatattttatttaacctTTTCAGATATGAGCTGGGTATGCCTATTAAGGGtgactaaacttttttttaattaaattttagacttAATTATACCATTAGtcctcttgattacaattgaaaGTACAATTATATCCTTTAAcggtttaaaaacattttaattggatccctcaattattaaaaaatccaATCATgtccttcaattttttaaaaacattataatcGTACCCTTTCATATCAGCTATATTAGTTTGATAAATGAAAATTATGTAAATAGACATTTTTACATAACCAAACTAATAAAGtagacaaaaaataatacaatagtaatgtttttaaataattgaaagacataacttaactttttaataattgagggatctaattaaactatttttaaataattagaggatctaattgaactttttttataatcaaaagaTCCAATTGAACTTTTGATTATAATCAAGATAGCAATTGTATAATTAAACCTGAATTTTAAAGCTATCATAGACTTAAACtcaagattaataattaaaccCACAAGGGCTGGTGGGATTATATATCTCATGGTTTGCAAATCACCTTCAACACTTGAGCTGGAATTAATAACTTCCAGGAAGGTATATAGCATGTTTTCGTGACTTGCAAACTCCTGgtcattagttaattttaattcttctcCTTTCTTATTGCTGATGTGCTAGAAGACTAACAAATTTACAATTTCCTCGTTGGCATCTGAGATCAGATAATGActaagccacaaaaaataagataagagaaaaataaaagagaccgGGGAAGAGGGAGGATATGGTCTTAGACTCTTAATTAATGGATCATTAGAATCCGGCGATTTCATTAATTCTAATAGAGACATGAAGCATCATCGAATTGAAGTCGCTAATTGGGTAGTGTTGTTAAGGTTGTTGTATGACCTAAGAAGCATAAGAGTGCAGATACAAGAATCAAAATACGTGAAGGTAGCAACGGCATTGTACTCCGGGACATTTCGTCTGTGTATTCTGGGCCAGAATCTGAAAAATATACAGTGCCATCGTTGGGTCCTCTGATCCACATTCCCAGATTATTGTCCCTAGCAACGCCGAGAACACCGGCGGACATAGTGAGAAGCGAAATGCGATCCACGTTCTTAGGTTGGGTGCTGTAGGCGTTCTGATAGTTAGGTTCAGCAACTGCTCCCGAAGCAACGAAGAACGCGCCATTCAACAAAACATCCCCTTCGGACCGCCAATTCCACCCGCTCCACTCCCCTTCTCCGGCATCCAGCCTCTTCGTAACCTGCTTCGCGTACGGATCCTCCGGCGCGGTGTAGCGGTTTCCCTGGCTGTTAATGGTGGGTCCCGCACTGCCGCCGATGGCGTACATCTCCCATCGTGTGAAGTCATTGTTCACCACGTGGATGTAACCTCGTCGGCAACGCGGCATGCGCTGGACGAGGCCCTCCCCGAAGTGGTTGAAGCCAATGGTCACCTGCATGCCGGAGTCTGGGAGGTAGTGGTCGCTGTGGCCCAGGAGCATCACGTCATTGTGGTGGGAGAAGTGGTTGTTGGAGATCGTGATAGCGCTGGAACCCATCACTGCATCGATCAGGCCGTCCTTGCACCGGGAGAGGGTGCAGTGGTCGATCCAAATGTCACGCGAGCCGAAGATGGAGATCCCGTCGCCGTCCGACTCCGTGCGGTACCCATAATGTTCCGGGCTCGACCGCACGTTAGCGTTGCCTGAAAGCCACCATAACAACAATATATAAGAttgatctaataataataataaatttgataatcTTCTCATTTAATATTTCTCATAAACTAAtctttatcaattaaaaaaaattataatagttatCTTCACATATCATGGTAATAATCATAAGTCCATAACATACGATCTTGATAGCTGCTAAGTGCTTATTTAGATTAAAGTTGAAAAGGTAGAATATGATCAAACTTAATTTTAGAAACTTaagtttaattaaaagtaatttgaTTTGTTGTAGCTTGATTTATGTTTAGAGTTTTTACATTTAACAGAAAAGAAGTGTAACATTAggataaactttaaaaataatttgtcaatCAAGCAATTGGAAATTTCTAAATAAACTAAAACCTCAATTTGGAGGCTCACACAccaccaaaccaaacacactaATAAAACACTTGTTAAAGGaatcaaagtaaaatatattattatatgcatcttaataaaaaaaaatactttttcattctttaatcAGCACCTACGAACGcttattaacatttttctaaCCCTAACTTATACATATAATAAAGacaatattcatattttaaatttcacttttaaaattttatttatcttttatctttttttggttACATGTATCTTTTATGTATTATAAACCACCATTAATTGTTTTGGATGATATGCAGTCTTATATTTAGTTTTAACGcagttattatataaaaaattatttattttaatcttatattcatagtttttatttagtctttcacatcttttcatatctatttatattttaactttcacgcttttcataaataatgcaataattttttaatacaaaaattaaaaatatgaacagAGAGATGCAAAGTACTTGTCTTGCCAGTTTCCACTAATAACCATGATGCGTTTTGACTTTGACTAATGATCGATGAATCTAAATCTTTATTTGCTTAGAGGGCCTTGTTGTCTGACCCAGTTACTCCTGTCTTGTagcaaaatctttttttttttttatcaataatgttattttatttaagaatttttttattaaatatatcataatgatttttaaaactgagagataaaaaataaagtaaaaattatcataagaaTAATCTTATTTTTCGCTTTTACACTAAGTTTTGTTAAAGCGAAATGACAAAAAA
This region includes:
- the LOC114381281 gene encoding probable pectate lyase 12, which encodes MLQTTCIILFSVVAIFLPHGTAMLNLTLPGQHPDPEAVAREVHRKVNASMARREMLGVSEKEVASCLTGNPIDDCWKCDPDWANNRQRLADCAIGFGQNAKGGKGGQFYIVTDSSDEDPVNPKPGTLRYAVIQNEPLWIVFPSNMMIKLSQELIFNSYKTIDGRGADVHIVGGGCITLQYISNVIIHNIHIHHCHPSGNANVRSSPEHYGYRTESDGDGISIFGSRDIWIDHCTLSRCKDGLIDAVMGSSAITISNNHFSHHNDVMLLGHSDHYLPDSGMQVTIGFNHFGEGLVQRMPRCRRGYIHVVNNDFTRWEMYAIGGSAGPTINSQGNRYTAPEDPYAKQVTKRLDAGEGEWSGWNWRSEGDVLLNGAFFVASGAVAEPNYQNAYSTQPKNVDRISLLTMSAGVLGVARDNNLGMWIRGPNDGTVYFSDSGPEYTDEMSRSTMPLLPSRILILVSALLCFLGHTTTLTTLPN